From Pseudomonadota bacterium:
TCGGTTTGCGGCCGCTCCTGCGACGGGAAACGATGGCGCCGGCGTTCCCTCGTCTGCAGTGCCTAGAAAGCGGAGCGGCCGGCGGCGTTAGTCGAATCATCGGCCCGTCGCAGGCGAGCGCGGGGGCACGTTCAGGGGCCGCGAACCTTCCAGCGGAACGCAGGCGAGCGGGCCGCTGCCTCCGGGCCCTGCTCGACAAATCCCAGTCAGCGCACCGCCGCGGTGGTCGATGCGGCAGCGCGCGCTGGTCTTCGAGCCCGCGCAGGCTTGCACGGCCTCGGGGGGTGGGGGCCCGCCCGGTCGCCCGTGGCCGAGGATATCGGGAGGCGGCTGATGGCCCCGCCTCTTGACCGCGCGGTCGAGGACGTTGCGTTGCGAGGGCGTCAGGATCGCGCGCAGCTCACGCTGCATGCGGTCATGAATGTCGAGCACCCGAGGCATCACCTCCTGGCGAATGGCCTCGAGCTCCGGCCGATGACGGTCGCCAATCGCCCGGGCCTTCTCCCCCTGCTCCGGCGAGAGGTTGAGCCCGCGCGGGCCGGCGGGGCCGAAGGGCGCGGGACCCGCGGGTGGCCTCGGGCAATGGCCCAGCCAGCGATCGACGGCCGCTCCGGAAAGGCCGCCAGCGGCAAACACAGCGAGCAGCAAAACGGCTGTCCTGGCGCGTATGCCCCTCATCGATGGATCACCATTGCTCATGGTCTACTCCCAGCGCCTCGAGTTGTTTCCAGGCCGTGTGGTTGTTGTCGCCGAGCGCCCAATACTGGAGGGCAAAGGCCGGGTCTTGCCCCTGCGCGAGCTCGCGGCTCGGTCGCGAGGTGAGCGACGGAGGCGCCGCCAGCCAGAGCGCGAGCGCGATCCCAGCCGCGAGCGCCAGCGCTGGTTTCAGCCAGGTGGCCAGCTGGGCCGAGACTGTCCGACGTGCCTGCGCCGCGGCTGCCGCCTGGGTCGCGAGCTCGGCAATCCGCTGCTCCCACCGCGTGCGATCGCGCGAGGGGTCGATCGAGGAGAAGTCGAAGCGTGGGTCGGTCATGAGCGCTCCTCCAACAAGGCATCGGCGCGCAGCTCTGCCCGAAGTTGACGCCGTGCCTGGAACAGATGCTGGCGCGACATGACCTCCGACATGCCCAGGGCGGCGCCGATCTCGGCGTGCGTCCAGTCGTCGAGATCGTGTAGCAGCACAACCTCGCGCCGGGTTGGCGTCAGCAGGGTGAGCGCAGCCGCCACCCGCTCGCGCATGCCCGGATCCGTGGCGGGAGGGTCGACGGCGCCGGGTATCGCTACGACCTCGTGTCGCGGCACGTCTCGCAAGCGCCGACTGTCGAGCCAGTTGAGCGCCCGGTGTCGCACCACGCCGAGGAGCCAAGCGCGAAACTTCGCCGGCTCCCGACAGGTGTCCAGCTTGGTGAAGGCCGAGAGCAGCGCGTCCTGCGCGATATCCTCCGCGTCTGCAGGTCGCCCGACCACGGCGAGGGCCACCGCGTAGGCCGCACGCAGGTACGCGCGGGCCAGCCGGGCGAAGGCCTCGCGATCGCCGCTCTGCGCGCGGCTGACGAGGGCAGCGGTGGCGTTCGCTTCGAGCCGCTCAGGCGCCATGGCTAGAGGATTTTCCCCTGATCGGAAGGTGGGCGCGCAAGCGCGCCGGAAGGCGGGCGCTTGCCGCCCGAGGTGTTCCAGTGCCGTCATCCATCCAAGAAAGCCGAGAGCCCGCGAGCGTTAGCGGCCGCCGGTCGATCGCTCTCGCCACCAGGCAAGGCGCGGCGCCCGTTCCAGTCGCGGCGCATGACAGCATGGCTGGCTGCTTGCGCTGGTCGAGGGCCAGCGAGCCTGGCCCGCGTGGGGCGCGCCTGAGCGTCTCACCCGCCAGGGGAGGCCCTCAAGCCTTGGGCTGCTGAGAAGTACTCGAGCTCGTCGAGGTGGAACTCCCCGTAGACGAAATCGCCCGCGGGGGTCTTCCAGACCGCGTCGCCTCGCGCGGGGATCCGGACGCCGGCGAAGTCGCGGTGGTCGCGCAGCGGGGTGGACCACGGGAGCCTGCTGAAGCTCTTGCCGTCCGCGGAGTAGAACCGATCCTCGGAGACGAAGTTAATCAAATCGCCTTGCTCGTCAAAGGTCAGGACCGCCGCGACCGCCTGGTCGCCGCGGTCGAAGCGGCCCCGGACCGAGTGCGCATCGATCGTGGTCCAGCGCGCGGGGACCTCGACCAGCGCTGCCGGCGCCAGCATGCATAGCTCGTTGAAGATCGTGACCGTCTCGCTCTGGTTCATTGCGGGGCCACGACCGTCGACGACGTCGACGAGCGAGAACACGCGCACGCGGAAGCGGGCCTCGGCGCCGACGAACTCGTGGTAGGCGTCGACGGGAACGCCGAAGAGGGAGGCCCGCATGACAAAGAGGCGCGCGGAGGGGGCGATGAAGTTGCGCTGCTCGGAGGTGAAGGCCATCCAGCGACCGTCGAGGCCCTGACGGAAGCGTCCATGGAAGCGCGCACGGAAGCCCAAGACGCGGGGCTTGCCCAGCACGCGCGCGCGTCGCAGATAGGTCTGGAGCAGGGGCGGCAGCGCCTCGAGCTCGGCCTCGCTCACGAGGGCCGCGGAGGTGGGAAGCTGCGCGAGGTGGCGGGCGCTCGCGAGCGCGTAGAGTGAGCCGAAGCTGCGCGGCGCGGCCTCGAGGATCGCGAAGGCTAGCGGGACGGCCACGATGACGTTGGCGAGGGTCCCGAACTTGGCGTCCGACCAGGCGAGGACGATCAGGCCCTGCGAGAGCAGCAGCGTCGGCAGCGCGAGCATCCACCAGCGTGAGGGCGTTGCCTGGAGCATCACGGCAGAGGTCAAGAACCCAAGGGCCGCGAGGAGCCAGCAGACGCCGCCGGTGGGGCCGATCGGCAGCTTGAGCGCCGCGAGCTCCGCGATGCCGAAGCCCTTGGCGGCGCCCAGTAGGTGGGTCGCGCCGTGAACGACCAGCAGGAGCGCCAGGACGCTGCGCATGGTGCGCTAGCGCGCCCTAGCCGGGGTCGTCAGGGCCTCCGGGTGGCCACTCCGCAGCCGACTCATCGACGACAGCTCGCGCCACGGCAGCTCCAGGGCTGGCCAGAGCCGGCGACCGACGGCGCGCCGTGCGCCGATCCCTCAGCGGCCGCGCTTCGTGGCGTGTGGGTAGAGCGAGCGGCGCCGGCCAGGCTACCGCTCAACGCCCAGCGAAGCGCGTCCGCCGACGGGCGCACTGGCGCTACCGAGCGGGTCGGCGGCGGCAGGCGCGTGGCCGTCATCGATTGTCCCTGCAACCGGGGCTCTCCGTCGCGCGCGTCGAGGCCCAGCCGCCAGGTCGCGCTTACCCGGCGCTCGGGGCGCGATCCGTCCGCCGCGCTGACGCGAGCGGAGAGCCTCAGATACGCCGGTTCGGTCAAGGCGACGGGCCCGCTGAGGCGCCCAGAGCGCCCTTCGTCTGCGTTCGAGCGCTGCGCCGGCGCGGTCGAGAGTCCCGCCCAGACGACGAGCGGGCCGTGCGCGATGCCGCCCCAGACGAAGAGCCGCGCTTCTTCGAGCTCACCGCGCCAATAGGGCACCAAGAGCAGGCGCAGCTCCCGGTCGGAGATCTGGGCGAGGCGCCACGGTTCTCTCTGCAGCGCGTGCAGGGCGGCTGGCGGTAGCATCCAAAGCACATCGGTGTTGTCGTGGGGGCTGCGCAACACGAGCGCGTCGTCGACCGCGCGCGGAGGGTGGGGGCGCGGGAGCCGGCCGTTGGCGGCCGGTGTGTGCCAATCGAGCGTGAGGCCGGCGGGTAGCGGCGGTTTGCCAGCCGCGCCCGATCCCACCCGCTGAGCCACCGCGCTCCGATAGCCCTCGGGCTGGGTGAAGCGCGCAGCGATCACGCCCGCGGGGAGGGCGGGTGCCGGCGTGTATTGGTCCTGCCGCTCCAGCACCCCGAGCGCAGCCCGATGGAGCTCTAGCAGGTTCGCGCGCGCCTTCACCTCGGCGGCAAGTGCGCTGGGGAACGCCACGCCGAGCCGGAGCAGCAAGGCAGGAAAGGCATTCGTGACCGCCTCGAACTGCGCGAGGGTCAAGGCACCTGAGCGATGCCCCACCACCGTGGCAAGCTCGGAGCAGCGCGTAGCCAGCGCGTCGCGCCAGGTGTCGCTCGCGCTCTCATAGGCGGTGGCGGGCCGGGCGGCGGTCAGCAGCGCGAGGAGCGCCAGCTGCCGCGTCCATCGCTGAGGCGCTGAGCGCTGGCGGCGGGACATCACTGCTAGGTTGCCTCCGCGCTGGTCAGCAGCGCGCACCCGACGTGCGTGACGTCGGCCAGGTTCGTCCTGCAGGGCGCGGTCGCCAGCGGCGCCTGGTCGTTCATGGCGTAAGCGGATCGAGGTTCGGAATGCTGTGACCCGGCACGAGGGGATCCTCGATGAACCCATGACCGGAGGCCAGGTGGCACGCGTTGCGTGCTGTAGCCGCCCTCGCGAACGCAGCGGCCGGCTGGGTGCGGTCGTGCGTCGCCAGCGTGTGTCGGAGGTCCCCAGGGTTCGTCTGGACGAAGGCCTGCGCCAGCGCCGGAAGAAGCGCCGGGTGCCGCTCCTTGGGCGGCGCGGCATGCGGCAGCGTGTCCTCGAATGGATCCTCCAACTCGCCGAGCTGGTAGGTTGGCGAGGTCTTGGCGCCCCGCGGCGGTGGCGTGCCCCAGCAATTCGAAGCGGCGCCCTACCTTGGCCATCGCCGTGCCGTAGCCGAGGACGCGTGGGGAAGCTGCCGTCCCGGCGCGCTGCTCGGGAGCAGGTCGCGAGCGCGCGAGCATCAAGACCAAGGCGAGGGCCGAGCCACGGCCGAGGAAGCTGCCGAGGAAGCTGCCGAGGAAGCTGCCGAGGAAGCGGCCGCGTGTCATCGCGCCTCCGCCTGCGTGGCCTGGCTGGGAGGCGCCAGCGCTCGCTCCTTCGCCAGCAAAGCGTCGAGCGACCAAGGTCCGGCGCCGACGATGCCGAGGAAGGCCGCACTGCCTAGCATTGCGAGGTCGGTGCGGGACTCGTGAAGGAACGCCCAGAATCCGGCCTTCGGCGCGAAGGTGTGCGCGAAGATCCAGTAGCCGTGTCCGAGCAGGATCGGCAGCTTGGTCGAGGCCAGCGCGACGAGCATGTCGATGATCAGCGGGATCGCGGCGAGGCGGGTCGCCAGGCCGAGGATGATCAGCGTGCCGCAGACGATCTCCACCACGCCGACGAAGGGGCCCATGAACTCAGGCGCCGGGATCCCGATGCGCGCGAAGCGCCCTGCGCCTTGCGCCGCGGCGTGCAAGAACTTCTGGAGGCCCTCCGAGGCGAAAATCAGCCCGACCACCAAGCGGATGAGGATGGCTGCTGGTGTTGGATTGGATCGCAGCAAGCCCGAGTTATACACGCCTCCCGCCTGCCGGACCACGCCCCTAGCGTGGTCCTTGGGTCCGGGAATTCGCCGGCCTCGGAGCTCGCCTCTGGGTGTCGGAAACAGGGGCCTGGAGCGCGACCTGGAGCGCGACCTGGACCGAGTGCGGGGCCCTAGCTCTTGACCATCGCATGGGCATGGAGCTCGTTTCCTTGGCCGAGGAGGGCTCGGAGGGCGCGCTTGCGCTTGACGCGCACCACGATGATCGTGCCCAGCCCGAGCAGCGAGATGAGGCCGGCGACGATGATCGGCGCGACCAGCGAGCTCATCAACCCGGAGCCGGCGGAAATGACGATGCGCTGGCCCTTGTCTCCATCGTAGGCGCAGTCCATGCGGTAGGCACCCTTCGTGGCGACCTCGAACTGGAAGATCGATGCGCCGGCGTACCCGCCCAGACTGTAGGAGGAGGCCGCCGTCGGGGACTTCAGTTTGACAGCGCTGCCATCGTCCCGCGTTAGCCCACAGCTCAGCCCCGACAATGAGGCGCCCGTGGCGTAAAGCGCGCCACCGATGGCGCTGCGAGACTCGTAGAACGCGGTGTACTTGCCGGGCGCGAAGTCGAACTGATGTTGCCCGGGGAAGACCGCTCGTTGGAGGCCGGAGACCTTCTCCTGCATCCCTCGCGAGAGGGTGACGGCGGGCGTGAAACAAGCTCCCAACCAAAGGATCACGCCAGCGACGTACCACCAGCGACTCGGACCAACGTTGGTGCTCATGGTGTCTTTTCTCTCCTCGTCTGTGCGGATGGTCTATGCGGACCGGCTTCGGATTCGATCCGGGCGTCGAGCGTGCGCGGGTCGGTCCGGATACGGCCCTGGGGGGCGATTGCCCGATTGCGCGGTCCTTATCGGGCCGAGCGCCGCGCAGGTTGCGCGGCGTTTCACCCGACGACGCGGTCGCCCCGGCCACCAGGCACGCTGGTGGGGCTCGGCACGCGGAGCGTCCTGCCGCGATGCGGGTGTCTGCCGCGAGGCGGGTGCCAGGAAGAAGCGACGCAAGCGCTCGGGCGCGCGCGCAACACAGACGGCGAGACCTTGGTCGTGTAAGGTCGGCGCTGCCGTGGCGAGGGCCGCAGTCGGTTGCCCTTTGCGCTCCGTTCCAACAGAAGAGCTGGCGCGCGGGTGGCGCGCGTCCGCTCACCGCCAGGTGTCAGGGAGGCCCGATGAGACGCTATGCCGCGCGAACGACGATCCGTGCCACGCCAGAGCGGGTGTGGAGCATCCTCACCGACCTCGAACGCTGGCCGACCTGGAATACGACGATTACCAGCGTCGAGGGCAAGCTCGCGCTGGGTGAGAAGGTCACGGTGCGGGTGAAGCTTGCGCCAGGGCAGGCCTTCCCGGTCAAGGTGACGGCGCTCGATCCTCCGCAGACGATGGTATGGCGCGGGGGGATGCCGCTCGGCTGCCTCTTCAAGGGCGAGCGCACCTATCGGATCGCGCCCAAGGCCGGCGACGAGGCCGGCGACGAGGCCGGCGACAGGGTCGAGTTCTCGATGGAGGAGGTCTTCGACGGCCTCTTGTCGGGGTTGATTACCAGGGCGATCCCAGACCTGCAGCCCACCTTCGACGAGTTCGCCGCCTGCCTGAAGGCGGAGGCCGAGAGCAAGTGACGCGCCGATCGTGAGGGTGCCGCGCCGCCAGCCTGCGCCAGGCGTTGGCGGCTCGAGCCGCGGAGGCGATCCTCAAGGGTGACGATGATGCCCGAACGCTTGCTCCTGCCGACGGGCGCGACGGGCTTCGTCGGTGGCGCGGTGCGACCCGCGCTGGCCCGCGAGGGGTGGCGCCCTGCCTGTCTCACGCGGGGGTTTGCGCGCGCGCCCAAGCACGCGAGCCGACGCTCGACTGAACGCTCGACTGAACGCTCGACTGAACGCTCGACTGAACGCTCGACTGAACGCTCGACTGAACGCTCGACTGAACGCTCGACTGGGTGCAGGGCGACGTGGGCGATCCCGTCTCGCGCGCTCGCGCGCTCGACGGTTGCCAGGCCGCGCGCTATCGGGTCCACGGAATCGGCGAGGGCCGCAACGACCACCGGCATGATTGAGGGCGGCCGCGACCTTCTCCCAGGCGCCCGGAGCAGCCGGCCTCGAGCGCAGCGTTTGCCTGGACGGGGTCGCCCTCGCTGGTGGCGGTCGCGCTCTGTTGCGGGCTCGCTTGGGGCGCTCTGCGCGCCAAGCGAGCCTCGTACCCGCCCTGGTGGCTCATCTGCTGTGGAACGCGATCGTGCTGCTCGGGCTACCGCTGGGGCCGCGATAGCACGCGAGGGCGCGGGTGCGGATCAGGGCTCGCGGGCCGCCCGTCGCACGTGGCCTGGAGCGCCCGTCGAAGCGTCCCGCGGTTTGGTCGATTTCGAGCTTGAAAACGACCAAGACGACCAATAGGCTGTGCGCTGGAGGAGGATTCCATGAAGGCCCTCATCACTGGCGGCACCGGGCTGGTTGGAAGCGCGCTGCTGGGCACCCTGACGGACGCTGTGGTCCTGAGCCGCGATCCAGCCAAGGCCAGCCAGAGGCTCACCAGCGGACGAGTCCTTCGTTGGGATCCCGCGGCTGAGCCCGCCCCGCTTGAGGCGCTGCAAGGCATCGAGGCGGTGTTCAACCTGGCGGGCGAGCCCGTCGCCAACGATCGCTGGACGGCGGAAAAGAAACGCCGCATCCGGGAGAGCCGAATCGTCGGAACCCGCAACCTGGTGGCGGGCCTGAGGCATCTCGACCGCAAGCCCGAGGTGCTCGTCTCGGCGTCGGCGGTTGGTTACTACGGCGACCGCGGCGACGAGAGGCTCGACGAGTCCGCGCCGGCGGGCGAGGGGTTCCTCGCTGAGGTCTGCGCCGAGTGGGAGCGCGAGGCGCGGGCAGCTGAGGCGCTCGGCGTTCGCGTGGTTTGCGTGCGTATCGGCATCGTCCTCGCCGCGGGCGGCGGCGCGCTCGCCCGCATGCTCGGGCCCTTCAAGCTGGGTCTGGGCGGCCGACTCGGCAGCGGCAAGCAGTGGATGCCTTGGATCCATATCGACGACCTCATCGGCGTGCTGCTGCACGCGAGCCGAAGGCAGGATCTGCGTGGGGTCCTCAACGCGGTGTCGCCACAGCCGGTGACCAACGCTGATTTTACGAGGGCGCTCGGGCGCGCCCTCCACCGGCCCGCCTTCCTGTCGGTGCCGAAGGCGGCGCTGCGCATCGCGTTGGGGGAGCTGAGCGAGATCCTGATGGCGTCCCAGCGCGCGCTGCCACACGTCGCTGAACGCAGCGGCTATCTGTTCCAACACCCGGCGCTCGAGGGCGCGCTCGCTGCCGTCGTGGCGGCTCGCCGGGGAAAGGCGGCATGAAGCATGGGACGCGCTTGCACAACGGCACAGGCCGGGGCTCTCGGCCTGATGGTTTGCGCGTGGGCGCTGCTCGCTGCTCGGCCCGCCGCGGCCGACGGCATCGAAGCGGACTTCGAGGCGGGCGTGGTGTCGGCGAGCAGGAACGACGTGCGCATCCCCGGGGCCGGAGGCACCCAGTTGTCGCTGGTGGGCGACTTGTCCGCGCCGCCAACCCCCGTCTTCCGGTTGCGCGTTGGCTATCGCTTCGGCGATCGACACCTGGTCTCCGCGCTTTACGCCCCGCTGCGAATCGACGCCACCGGCGTGCTGAGCCGCGACGCGACCGTTGCCGGACAAACCTACGCCGCGGGTAGCTCCCTCTTGGGCGTCTATCGCTTCGATTCCTACCGGCTCACCTATCGCTATAGCTTCGTCCGCAACGAGACGGTGGAGGTGGCAGGCGGACTGACGGCCAAGCTTCGCGATGCCGAGATCAGCATCTATGGAGCCGAGACGGCGAGTAAGAAGAACACGGGCTTCGTTCCGCTGCTGAACTTCCACGTCGGCTGGCGCCCCGGAGGAGGCTCGCTGGGACTGGTCCTCGACGCCGACGCGCTCGCTGCGCCGCAGGGACGAGCCGAGGACATCTTGCTCGCGGCAACCTGGGCGGCGAGCGATCGGATGGTGCTCCGCATCGGCTATCGGATGGTCGAGGGCGGCGCCGACAACGACGAGGTCTACAACTTCGCCTGGCTCCACTACGCAGTTGCTGGCGTCGACTTGCGCTTCTGAAGGGAGACGTCCATGCAGACAGCGATCGCTGCGTTCGACATCGAGGTCTTCTACGACGGTGCGTGCCCGGTCTGCCTGCGGGAGATGCGGATGCTGCAGGGTCGCGACCGTGAACAGCGCATCCGCTTCGTCGACATCGCCTCGGAGGGCTTCGATTCGGCCTCGGTGGGCCTGACCTTGGCGACGCTGATGGACCGGATCCATGGCCGCTTGCCCGATGGCACGATGGTCGAGGGCGTCGAGGTGTTCCGGCGGCTCTATGCTGCGGTCGGCTTCGGGCGGCTGGTGGCGTTGACGCGGCTGCCCGGCATCAGGCAGCTCCTCGACCTCGCCTATCAGGCGTTCGCCAGGAATCGGCTTCGGCTCACCGGCCGTTGCGCCGACCGCGCCTGCGAGCTGAAAAAAAAGCCGGTGGCTCGCCAAGCGGCTCAAGCTCATTCCGCAGCTCTCTCTGCCGCTGACCATCATCGGACTCATCGATTTGGTCATCGACACGCTCCGGCAGGCGCGGAATATGCTGCCTCACCTGCAACAGCAGCTGCAGCAGATGCTCGGCACCATCGATCGCGCCACAAACCTTGAGGACGCCGGGCTGATGGCCATCGCCCAGTGCGCCCAGGCGAATGTCGCCCAGGAGGCCGCCAACGTCGGCAAGGCCCTGGCGAGCCTCGGCAAGCTCATCGGCCTCAGCAACATCTTCCTCGGCATCCTCGGGCTGCCCGAGATCCCGGACCTGTCCGACCTTGCCGGCCGTCACCTGGACGACGTCATCCCGCCCCTCGACGCCAACGTCGAGCAGCTCGAGAACGCCCGCGCGGTGGTGCCCGTGCCATGACCAGGAGCGAGCCATGTCCCACGAGCTGACCAAACTCCTCGTCCCGTTTCGCCGTGCGAGCTCGAGCGCCTGCTCGAGCTCGTGACCGGGGTTGCGCTGGAGCGCGACGCGGACCGGGTGGCCTTCGCGGCCGGCCAGGCCCAGGTTGCAAAAAGGGCTGTTCGTTACTGTTGCGGTAACGTTACTCCGATCTGGCACCTGGTTGCCAAGTCCGCTATACGTTACTAAAGGAGGAACGAACGGCGAAAGCCGCAACCAGGCACATGGAACGGACTCTCTCCCAGAACGAGGCCAAGGTGGTGCTCGACCTCGAGTGGCGGAACCAGAAGACCGTCACGCTCGCCGAGCTGCGCGCAGCGCTCGGCGCGTCGGAGAGCTACGCCCGCAAGCTCGCTCACGGGCTGGTGAAGAAGGGCTGGTTCGAGCGCCTGCGCCCGGGCCTGTTCCAGCTCGTTCCCGCCGACCGCGGCCGCGAGGGTGTGGCCGACACCAACCCGCTCGCCGCCGGCGCCGTGCTCATCTCGCCATACTTCTACTCGTTCGGCACCGCCTGCACGCACCACGGGCTCACCGAGCAGGTCTTCTCGGAGGTGTACCTCGCCTGCCAGGAGGAACGCCGGTCCGAGACCATCCGCGACAAGCGCTACGTCTTCGTGCACGTCGCCGAGCAGCGCTTCGTCGGCTTTCAGGAGATCTCCGTTCTCGGTCACGCCGTCCAGATGGCAACGACCGAGCGCGCGCTGCTCGACGCGATCGATCGGCCCCGCTACGCCGGCGGCATCGGTGAGGTCTCCAGGATTGCCCAGCGGGCAGCCGGCAAGGTCTCGTGGCATGCGCTCCTCGAGCTCGCGCGCAAGTGGGGCTCGTCAGCACTGATGCAGCGCTTCGGCTATTTCCTGGACCTTCACCAGGTCGACGTGCCCGACGGCGTGCGAGACGCGCTCCTGGATCTCGTTCGGCCACAGAGCAAGATCCAGCTCGGGCCGCGTCGCAAGTGGGGCACGAGCGGCAAGCTTATGCGACCGTGGAACGTGGTGGAGAACGTTCCACGCGACGTGCTCATCTCGAAGGAGGAGAAGCCGCGGCGCAGGGTGGTCTTCGGAAAGAAGGAACAGAGCAAGTGATCGAGGACAAGTTCGTCGACCTCCACGCGCGCAATAGCGGCCTGCGCGACAAGCTCGTCGCTGAGCGCGACGTGGTGCTGACCTACGCGCTGCGCGTGCTCCTCGACACCGGCGTGATGGACCACCTGGCCTTCAAGGGTGGCACGTGCCTGCGCAAACTGATCTTCGGCTCGGCCGGTCGCTTTTCTGAAGACCTCGACTTCACCTTGGACAGCGACAGGCCCGACGACGACGTGCTCACGGAGCTGGTCGAGGTCTTCAACGCCGAGCATCACGGCATCACGTTCACTTTCGACGAGTACTACAAGACCGATGACGACACCTCCTTCGGCGGAGAGGTCCGGTACAGCCACAGCTGGAACGACGCCGGTCGATTCCGGTTGCAGGTGAGCCTGCGCGAGCGACCGACGTTGCCGATCGTGGCAGGTGCCATGAAGCAACAGGCCTACTTCGGCCACCTCGAATTCGATCGCTTTGACGTCCGTTCGCTCGCGGCGATCGAGATGATCGCGGAGAAGGTGCGCGCGGCGTTTCAACGGGTCAAGGTCCGGGACCTCTACGACCTCCATCGTTTTGCCACGACGCCCTTCGACGGCGAGCTCCTACGACGGCTCGCGGTGCTCAAGCTTTGGCAGTCCCGCGACCCGTTCGATCCCGACGCGCTGTTCGAGAAGCTCCGCGGCGGCGACTACGACTGGGCAGACATCCAACGACTGGTCCGGGCATCCGACCGCATCGAGCCCGCCGAGATCATCGCTACCGTGGAGACGCGCTTCGCCGTCCTCCGCCAACTGACCGAGCTCGAGCAGCAGGTCATCGCCGACGCCAAGAGCGGGTGGAACGAGCCCCTCGCCGACCGACTGCGCGCCGAGATCCGAGAGCTGGCTGCCGGTTGAGCACACGGCCAACCGTGGCTCCCGACGCGCCTGGCTCCCCAATTAATGCCTTCAAGCGAACCAGCCGGCGCGCTTTCCCAGAGAGCGGAGAGTGAGCAAGTGCCCGCAGCGACTCGGTTTCTCTGATTGGGTCCCGGCCGGGCGAGGGTGGTTCGAGTCTCAAGACGACGCGAGGTCGTGAGACCCTATCGGGATAGGGTCACGGATCTCGCCCACGTCGTTGGACCCTATTTGCCGGGTTCGGCCCCGGCCCCGGCCCGTCCTGGCGGCGGGTACTCCACCTGCCGATCCCAAGAAAGGCCTCCGGGGAGCGCGCGCCGGCCGCCGAGGCATGGACGGGCGCCAACCACGCAGCCAAAAGCGGCCGCGTGTCGCCCAGGGCGCGCCCCCGGGCCGCGTTTTCGCGCTGCCCGGCCCTCCCTGGCCACACGTCCGCCGCCGCGCCACGTGGGGCCCGTGTGCGAACGACGAACGACGGCACGGATGCCGCTACGCGGCGTGGCGCTGGGGTGGTTCATCCTCAGCGAGCTTATAGCTGTTGAGCAGGCCGTGGGCGTGGCTGCTCCGGACGAGGCGGCGCCGGCGGACGGCCTCAAGGTCGATGACATCGGCCAGCTTCTCGCCGCGCCCGAAGGCCGCGGGCGTCTGGCCGTCGAGGGCTTGGTTCGCCCGCTCGGCCAGGTAGTAGCGCCGGTACTCGTCGAGGTACCACTGAAGCTCCTCGGCGCTTCGGGTGCGAACGTGGTTGAGCAGCTCGAAGCGGACCGACTTGATGGCTCTTTCCGCGGAGCCGTTCACGTAGGGAAGCGCAACCGGGGTTCGCCGCTGGTCTATCTCCATCACGCGGAGCTGCCGCTCGAACTGCCCATAGAACTGGGTGCCGTGGTCGTGCATGACGGCGACCGGCTGGCGGTGCTCCCTGCTCATGCAGGCAGAGAGCGCGCGCACGGTCCAGACGGAGTCGACGTCCCAGCCGTCGGAGACACGGAGGTCGAGCAGCTCGCGCGTGTGGATGTCGATGATGAGCAGCACGTTGCACCAAGCGCCGCGTGCTGTGCGCACGACGAAGAAGTCCATCGCCCAGATTGCGTCGCGGCCGGCCGACTTGAAGCGCTCCCAGTTGCCGGGATGCCCGCCCCGCGGGTGGAAGCCGTGCTCCTTCAGGACCTTCTGGATGGTCGGCTCGCTCACGCTGATGCGCATCCGGCGGAGCTCCTCGCGGATGCGCCGGGCGCCCCAGAGCGGGTTCTCCTGCTTGAGCGTGATGATGATGGCGACAATCTTCTCGTCGAGCGGCGGCCGGCCCAGCGTCGCTGTCTTCCGCCACGGCCATGGTCCCCGCCGGAAGAGCGCGGTCCACCGGGCCAGCGTCTTGTCCGAGGCTGCGAGGTAGTAGTCCTGGAACTCGTGGTTGCCGCGGGTCAAGAGGTGCGCGAACACCTGCGCCGCCCGGACGCGCAGAGGCATCCTCGGGCGCTTGCCGCGCGGCGTCGAGCTCGAGGAGCAGCGCGCCGTTCTGGGCCTTGAGCGCCAGGTTCTCGCGGTAGAGGCGCATGATTTCCGGCGGGTTGCTTCCGCGCGGGAGCCGGCTCAC
This genomic window contains:
- a CDS encoding DDE-type integrase/transposase/recombinase — encoded protein: MPLRVRAAQVFAHLLTRGNHEFQDYYLAASDKTLARWTALFRRGPWPWRKTATLGRPPLDEKIVAIIITLKQENPLWGARRIREELRRMRISVSEPTIQKVLKEHGFHPRGGHPGNWERFKSAGRDAIWAMDFFVVRTARGAWCNVLLIIDIHTRELLDLRVSDGWDVDSVWTVRALSACMSREHRQPVAVMHDHGTQFYGQFERQLRVMEIDQRRTPVALPYVNGSAERAIKSVRFELLNHVRTRSAEELQWYLDEYRRYYLAERANQALDGQTPAAFGRGEKLADVIDLEAVRRRRLVRSSHAHGLLNSYKLAEDEPPQRHAA